GAGCGCATTCCAGCCCACACACCTTCCGCCAGTGCAGGTGCCGGTCTTCTGAAACATATGGCGTTTCAGACGGCTGTTGGCATACATATCTTCCGGCGCCCGGACTATCGAAAGATACCGGCTGATTGGCTCGCCAGTCAAATCTGAGGTTGTGGTCAATATTTCCCGCTCGGCCGGGTCATCGAGAAGTCTATAGGTCTGGGCGTGCCCTTCAACGGTGTTTCGGGTCGCGGGATGACTCGTTACATCGGCTATTAATTCCCCGAATTTGTAGATATTGGGGCGCATTTTTCGCAGCGATTCGAGGTAGGCGGAATATGTTCTTAATGCCATAATTGCTCCTGGCTGGACGGCGTTTGCTCAAGAATTCATATAAACAATATACAAGATTGTGAATTTTTTCGCAAACGGATATTAACCGCCTGTGACACAAAAGCGGGCAGGAATCGCTCCTGCCCGCTTGAAAAATCGATACTAATCCCGTCTTACGGCTTCAGAATCAGGTAGAAAGGCTTGGAGCCGGAATGCTCCGGCTTGGTCGTGGCATTGCTCTGGAAATGATTGTTTGTCGCGGCAATGGTAATCTGCACCGAATCAAGCGGAAGCAGA
The genomic region above belongs to Candidatus Zixiibacteriota bacterium and contains:
- a CDS encoding 4-hydroxyphenylacetate 3-hydroxylase N-terminal domain-containing protein; this translates as MALRTYSAYLESLRKMRPNIYKFGELIADVTSHPATRNTVEGHAQTYRLLDDPAEREILTTTSDLTGEPISRYLSIVRAPEDMYANSRLKRHMFQKTGTCTGGRCVGWNAL